CGCTGCTGTTCATCGCGCACGGAACCCAAAAACTCTTCGGCTTTCCCGCTTCCGGCCAGGCGGCCGGCGACGGCGGGCTCAGCACGCTCATGCTCGCCGCCGGCATCCTCGAAACCTTCGGCGGCCTGCTGATCCTGGTCGGGTTCCTCACCAGGCCCGTCGCCTTCATCCTCAGCGGCATGATGGCGGTGGCCTATTTCATGGCGCACGCGCCGCAGAGCTTCTTCCCGATCCTCAACGGCGGCGAGGGCGCGATCCTGTTCTGCTTCGTG
This portion of the Mesorhizobium shangrilense genome encodes:
- a CDS encoding DoxX family protein; translation: MLDNLGRHAPIGLALLRIMTALLFIAHGTQKLFGFPASGQAAGDGGLSTLMLAAGILETFGGLLILVGFLTRPVAFILSGMMAVAYFMAHAPQSFFPILNGGEGAILFCFVFFYLFLAGPGAWSIDRSSAA